The following proteins come from a genomic window of Candidatus Goldiibacteriota bacterium HGW-Goldbacteria-1:
- a CDS encoding 50S ribosomal protein L19, whose translation MATKIKEIIEKQYKKKGVDFSKISVGSTVKVNTKIKEGNKERIQAFEGVVIAKKGTGLNAMFTVRKISFGAIGVERTFPINTPSIDSIKVTKEGKAKRAKLYYIRESFGRKAKKENRRFDTGVGALAEMREVVAAPAEAPKETKEEAK comes from the coding sequence ATGGCGACAAAAATTAAGGAAATTATTGAAAAACAATATAAGAAGAAGGGTGTTGATTTCAGTAAGATTTCCGTAGGAAGCACGGTAAAGGTTAATACAAAAATTAAAGAAGGAAACAAGGAAAGAATACAGGCCTTTGAAGGCGTTGTCATAGCCAAAAAAGGAACAGGCTTAAATGCCATGTTTACTGTAAGAAAGATATCCTTTGGCGCTATCGGCGTTGAAAGGACTTTTCCGATAAACACCCCCAGCATTGACAGCATCAAGGTTACAAAAGAAGGAAAAGCAAAAAGGGCAAAACTTTATTACATCAGGGAATCTTTTGGAAGAAAGGCAAAGAAAGAAAACAGAAGGTTTGATACAGGCGTCGGCGCGTTAGCTGAAATGAGAGAAGTGGTTGCAGCGCCCGCGGAAGCTCCGAAGGAAACAAAAGAAGAAGCAAAATAG
- a CDS encoding beta-glucosidase, which translates to MEDIQLTKGFILGTATSSYQIEGAWDEDGKGESIWDEFCRRQGTIVNGDDGKIACDHYHRYKEDVALMKKMNIMSYRFSISWPRIFPGGYGAVNEKGAAFYDLLIDELIKNGIEPSITLYHWDLPLKFHEEGGWLKKESADIFADYAGYCFKRYGDRVKMWATFNEMYVAAHLGYENGKFAPGIKDTKKALQAAHHMHLAHAKAVKAFREEKIEGGKIGIVHCMSPVHDMDKTKNSAVNTRQVDGIWNRWFCEPSLKGTYPEDIMELRKKQGTAPEITPEDMELIKNNKSDFLGINFYFRFRIYDGESEEFNWMKCVNSKPVENAKITEMGWEVYPDGLFELVKRINDEYGNIPVYVMENGMAAKDIVNVKGEVDDDDRLEYIKGHLKACERAVKAGYNLKGYYYWSLMDNFEWSSGYSKRFGIVRVDYGTQKRTIKKSGRWYGQFIENHRG; encoded by the coding sequence ATGGAAGATATTCAGCTGACGAAAGGTTTTATTCTTGGAACCGCCACATCATCTTATCAGATAGAAGGCGCATGGGACGAAGACGGCAAAGGGGAATCCATATGGGACGAATTCTGCCGCAGGCAGGGCACAATTGTAAACGGCGATGACGGAAAAATTGCGTGTGACCACTACCACAGGTATAAAGAAGATGTAGCGCTTATGAAAAAGATGAACATAATGTCATACAGGTTTTCTATTTCATGGCCAAGGATTTTCCCCGGAGGGTACGGGGCGGTAAATGAAAAAGGGGCTGCTTTTTATGATTTGCTTATTGATGAACTTATTAAAAACGGCATAGAGCCGTCTATTACTTTATATCACTGGGACTTGCCGCTTAAATTTCATGAGGAAGGCGGCTGGTTAAAAAAAGAAAGCGCGGACATCTTCGCGGATTACGCCGGCTATTGTTTTAAGCGTTACGGGGACAGGGTTAAAATGTGGGCGACGTTTAATGAGATGTATGTGGCGGCGCACCTGGGTTATGAAAACGGGAAATTCGCACCCGGCATTAAAGACACAAAAAAAGCGCTTCAGGCGGCTCATCATATGCATCTGGCGCACGCCAAAGCGGTAAAGGCATTCAGGGAAGAAAAAATTGAAGGCGGAAAAATAGGAATAGTGCACTGTATGTCGCCGGTGCATGATATGGACAAAACAAAAAATTCCGCGGTAAACACGCGGCAGGTTGACGGAATCTGGAACAGGTGGTTCTGTGAGCCGTCGTTAAAGGGCACATACCCTGAAGATATTATGGAACTTAGAAAAAAACAGGGCACAGCCCCTGAAATCACGCCGGAAGATATGGAATTAATAAAAAACAACAAGTCTGACTTTTTAGGGATAAATTTTTATTTCCGTTTCAGGATATATGACGGGGAGAGTGAAGAGTTTAACTGGATGAAATGCGTTAACAGCAAGCCGGTTGAAAACGCGAAAATTACGGAAATGGGGTGGGAAGTCTACCCTGACGGGCTGTTTGAACTGGTGAAAAGGATAAATGATGAATACGGAAACATACCTGTGTATGTTATGGAAAACGGAATGGCGGCAAAAGATATAGTCAATGTTAAAGGCGAAGTGGACGATGATGACAGGCTTGAATATATAAAAGGCCACCTTAAAGCGTGTGAGCGGGCGGTTAAGGCGGGATATAACCTGAAAGGTTATTACTACTGGTCATTAATGGATAATTTTGAATGGTCTTCCGGATATTCCAAACGTTTTGGCATTGTAAGGGTGGACTATGGCACGCAGAAGAGGACTATAAAGAAAAGCGGCAGGTGGTACGGGCAGTTTATAGAAAACCACCGCGGTTAA